From Anastrepha obliqua isolate idAnaObli1 chromosome 3, idAnaObli1_1.0, whole genome shotgun sequence:
AGGAGCTTTCGACCTCTTGTCCCACTTTTTACGGCGAGTATACAGCCTTTAAGCTTTTGGCTTATTTTTCACTTCATATTCGTTATATTTTGGTAGTGTTAAATGGTAGTTAAAAGTATGTATAATTACAAGTAGGGGTGAAATCAGCCGTTAGATTGATGCTGCTGCAATTATGGTATTTATGCCAAgtaaaagagaagaaagtgaaaatttaggCTTTATAcagtagaaaaacaataaaaaatcataCTAGGCAGTTAATTGAAATTactgtttacttattttttgctttttatgtaaACCTTATCCAcactattattgttattatactTGTATTCATTTAAACTTGGGGTTTATAGGAGCATTTACCAATCTTAACCGAATAGCCAAATCCGTGGGCCACAGGGAAAACATGACAAATCAAATATTCAAAGTGGGGGAATTCACAGTATTTAGCATCTTCTTACAGAAATTCAAGTAGATATAATACTGCCTTTGATTAAAGTAtcagaatataaatattttacattgacAAAATACGTATTTATTGTCTCGCTAAACACCTTTTAAAATGTAGCAAAAATGAAGAGTGTAGTTATCATGTACATAGATATtgtgtatgtataatacatTTACAATTATTACACTAACCAAAAACTGTTTTGTtggaatttatattaaaatgtcGCTTTCTTTTTATTGGTAGCTGTGCGATTTGGACGAGTCCCAAAGAGGGAGAAAGCGCGTATCTTAGCTGCTATGCAACAAAGCACACAGAATCGTGGCCAACAACGTGCGCTTGCAGGAGAGCTGGATGATCAACCACGACTGATAGCTGCTGTACTGCGCGCCCATCTGGAAACTTGCGAGTTTACAAAGGAAAAAGTTGCTGCCATGCGTCAAAGGGCGAGAGAGTGCCCCTCATATTCAATGCCAACGCTAttggtaaattttaatatatatgaacGTTCAGATTTAAACGTATTAGTAACAAAAGTACAATTCTGACATGATCATGAAGGACCTGATTTTGAAATCGATTTTTAGCTGTTCTTAACTATATATCAGATGGAGGTCATAATAAGTTTATATTAAGGGTTTTCACGGGACCtagattaaaaaagcaaaagagtaaagtgtaaagaaaaaatactatCCTGCAACAAATCGCCTTGAACAGAAGTTTACCCATAACTGAAATTATTTTACACAAAAGTAAAATAGTTTCATTTTTAAGCATTAGCAAAGAGattgacattttttgaaatatttaaaaatttgtttcactacACTTTATTTAATGAGCAATATGGAGAGCCGCTGCTTAGCttactgaaataaaattatggTATAAAGTCTGCTACTCGAACTGGATTGCAAAGTTTAGTACGAGTATCTCTAGAGTTAAGGGTATTTTCTGTCCCACTCGTCACACAGTTTCAGCTTCGATTCTATCCAGTTTACTATATGTATATTGCGCTTATTACAGCAACATAATTTACTTAATACGTCATAGGTATACCTATGATTTCTCTGTAATGAAAGCATATTTAGAAAGAAATCATGGAAATCAGTTAAAAACTCGATATCAGGAACTTTCCATATTAATCTGAGAATGTAtatataccatatgtatgtatttttaaaagaaactgCAAGTAGTTGTATAAAATATTAGCCTTCAACAGATAACAAAGTAATTTGGCTTTGCACAAATGCAATTTAGGGAGGAAAAAATGGGTACGGTAACTATAAAGGGCAAAGTACTTGCTAATTTTTAAATCACACTAATTAGCCTGGGCGTGAAATACATTCCTATACTTCTTATCAATAAACACAATTTATTCTGGTGTAATATAAAACCCCAGCATTTGAAAAATCGCTGCAAtaagtttatatataatatatatgtacatatacagctTATTACAGCAACATAATTTACTTAATACCTATGATTTCTCTGTAATGAAAGCATATTTAGAAAGAAATCATGGAAATCAGTTAAAAACTCGATATCAGGAACTTTCCATATTAATCTGAGAATGTAtatataccatatgtatgtatttttaaaagaaactgCAAGTAGTTGTATAAAATATTAGCCTTCAACAGATAACAAAGTAATTTGGCTCTGCACAAATGCAATTTAGGGAGGAAAAAATGGGTACGGTAACTATAAAGGGCAAAGTACTTGCTAATTTTTAAATCACACTAATTAGCCTGGGCGTGAAATACATTCCTATACTTCTTATCAATAAACACAATTTATTCTGGTGTAATATAAAACCCCAGCATTTGAAAAATCGTTGCAAtaagtttatatataatatatatgtacatatataattggcgcgtacatcctttttgggtgtttggccgagctcctcctcctatttgtggtgtgcgtcttgatgttgttccacaaatggagggacttgcagtttcaagccgactccgaacggctaatatttttatgaggagctttttcatggcagaaatacaatcggaggtttgccattgcctgccgagtggcgactgctattagaaaaatgtttttcttaatttttttgtttcaccgagattcgaacctacgttctctctgtgaactccaaatggtagtcacgcaccaacccattggaGGCCGTTGCAATAAGTTactgaatatataaaaaagttttataatgcTGGCCGAATTTAGGAAGCTTGACAAATCAAATTTTGTACGTAATATTGAAAAGAACTCGAAAGCCTTCTGTGCCTTTGCTAAATCTGACTTCAAGTTTGCCATCCTCTTTGTTTTATGGAGACAAATATGTCAACTCCGCAGgagaaatagaaaattttgcTATTCAGATTTTTCATCCATAACCACTGCTGATGACCGATCATTCTcacgacagtcagttctacaACCGGGTTGGTCTCTGCTGACCGATTTTTGCAGGATTGGTAAAAGACTGaaataattccaatttttaaaagTGGGAATAAGAGTGACGTTACAAACTATAGTACTATTACGAAATTTACAACAGTTTCGAAATTATTGAGCCTGTTGTTAAAACAAGACGCCTTTTAAGCCCGAGTCAGCAAAGCCCCGAAGCTTCCTATCATCTGCACAGACTTTTCAAAGGCTTTTGATAGCATTTTGGGATTATACTCATCATATTCCTGGGTCTAAACTGAAAACTGCAGACCTAGGAGTGTAGGCATAATTGTACACATTTCTCAGATCCCTACCTCAGGCACTctctaaaatttgtatatagcaTTAATTATGGCCCCTTTAGAATATCCTGCTTTTATCTGGTAGCCCTTCCAGTCCATTGACATATGTAAACAGAATTGAACGTATACGAAAGGCCGCTTAGGTCCAGAATTTAACATCACTAGGCAGTAGAAGAACACTTTTGTCATTTTCCTTTGTATTAAACATACTAACAAGTACTAATGCACTTGGAAACTTTCGCCATTTCTACACGTTTCATGTGCAATTGAATAAATTCAATATGCTATAAATTCAGTGGTTGCGCGAATTTTAAGTGAACTCAATAATGTCAAAAATATCGACCCCTCATTTGCGGTATTGAAAAACTTGGTTCTAAGTCGTATGCAAATTTATAGACCCTATTGATAAGTGCTTAGCTAGTAAGAATATAATTGAGTTccatagttaaataaataaataaaaaaaaatatgatgaaaGAATGAAAAGTCAGAGGATCAAAAAAGTCTGGCaaatattcattatttaaatttttgcacagAAATATTATAACAGTCATCAAGAATAACGAAAATAAAGAAGCTATATGACACGTCGCTAAAACAGCaatgaaacaacaacaatgaaaaatacTGCACATGCCTACGATGTAGAATAAGAGCGCAGAAATAACCTTGTGGCAAGGTTTTTTAACCTTGAATTTGACTCTCGatgagaaaagaataaaaaacacaaCGACGCTgagaaatgaaacaaaaacagaaaaaaatttgaaacagcTTTTGCGAATTCATACTAAACGAAATTAAACTTCTACTCTCTTATTTCAATtggataaatatatgtacatatataatggaAAACAAAATCACAGTTTTGACTCATACAagcacatgtatatatgtacatatgtatattagctgCTTCCCCTTGTCATAGGTCTTACACCGCACACGATTATAGGTTGTCAATTTAGTTGACTTACTACTAATAACCCATTACAATTTTGCGATTTCCATACCAACGTAGACACATGCGCATTTATCTCGGCCAACAGACGTCATAATGACATCAACACAAACAAATGAGTAGTAAGCAAGCTCAAAGTAGccacacatacaaataaacaCACGCGCGCAAATGCTCAAATACAAACCCATACTAAAAACCTACACAGAATAAAAGCATGGCGCACATGACCTTGTAAAATACGAGGAAATTATTTCGCAGCTCAGTATTTTTGCAATTCATATCCCTCCCCTTTGTCGTGACCATCGCCATCCCATTTTGGTCTGTCTGCCACTCAAGCATTAGTATGGCTACTTGTTTAATACAGATACAATACATACACGTTCATATAAACATATCAGAACACCACAtatagaaatacatattttgatatacttatgtatgtatattatatgtatgaacGATTGACAATGTTTTTGAGAAGTGTATTTTGGCTGTTCTCATTTCATTTGTGCAAATTAATATAAGCAGATAcgtgcatatacacatatatatgtacatatattcttgttaaataataataaacgcgCGTGTAATTACAttcgatatacatatgtaaacttATGCGTATTTGTACAGAAAGAGAAACGAAAGAATTTGGGTGGCGTATCACATCTTTAATAACTTCAAACAGTTTCTTTGCTCCTAAGCTTAAAATTCTTAACTTTCCGTTTGTGATATTTCTTATTTCGAGTAACAGTTGCACTTGTCAGTGTCATTcagtattttcaatattttttaattaaattgtagtGAAATGTACTGAAAGCGGTGGACGCTAGCACTGATATAGCTTATTTGCGAATCCaggagtatgtatgtgtataggcacacatacatatgttcactTTATTaggatttatgtatattttggaGAAAAGGGTCATATTATTTCAGTGTGCTAGAAACtcatgaaataaaattagtagCCGCCAAACACTTTTGCAGGTTCCCGTGTGCAAGTATAGCAGgttcagatacatacatacatagagacaGAAAATACAATACACAGCAAGAAGAGTGTGAATAAAGTCCAAGTTCAAGACCAAATTCCATACGCAACGTTCAAGGAATTATGCTCAATTGGgtgctttcaaattttaatttatgaacAGAGCTGAAACCCTATGTGAAGACGTGCCCGAAACAGAATTTTGTTCCGCGCCAAGGctgcacaattttttctaattacagtttaaaaaattgtataggtatatacaactttttttgtacAGATACAgaaatgcatatgcatatacgagtatatgcatatgtagttTATTCTTGTAGTCGTCTGTGTCGTGTGAAGGTAAAACCTTGAACTCTAGTTCGTCGACCTTGACTAGAATATCAGAATGAAGCGTCACGCACACGCAAAACTTAATTATAGACACACGCTCAATCAGCgagcttttctttgttttcattctaaggtgtaaaagccaaaaaactttGCTTATGCTCTTTATTTCTACTGCGTGGTTCTCCGATTTCGACGGCTTTTCCCATTTTGTTCGTTAAATACGATTATACTATGTGTTTCAAACCGTATAAGCTTTTGCCATTGTGAGTTCTCTCAGAGATGCTACTGCCACAAGCAAAAGCTCTTATCACAAATTGTTCTCGCGTTGGAATACATATGAAGATTTgcatatatatacttacatatgttatgcatatgtatgtaaaaccgGCGCATGTGCTGAAAAATAGTGGTGGTTTTTTCGTAGTTATCGATTCAAATGTATTGCCAACGGTGAATAATAAAACCTTTGTAAAGAATATGACCTTCACTTGGACCTTAACATTGTAGATACGAAAGCAAAATACGTAGTTAATATGGCTGTATGTGTTAATGAAGCTTTCTTCGTTTGtatgcatactttttttatatacttgtatttatctattttgtGATAATGAAGTGTTCAGAATTGTCGCTCTTTGCAAAAAATGTGACCTATCAGTATCACATTCTCGTTAAATGTTGTACAAGTATATttcatataattattaattaagatttcctttttcttttacaGGCTTGTCCGCTCAATCCTGCTCCTGAGTTACAATCGGAGCAAGAGTTTTCTCAACGCTTTGCCCATGTTATTCGTGGGGTTATTGATTTCGCCGGTATGATACCTGGTTTTCAACTTCTTACCCAAGATGACAAATTTACTTTGCTAAAGGCCGGTCTTTTTGATGCATTATTCGTGCGTTTGATTTGCATGTTCGATTCTTCCATCAATAGTATTATTTGCTTGAATGGGCAGGTGATGCGCCGCGATGCAATACAGAACGGGGCCAATGCTCGCTTTTTAGTGGAttcaacatttaattttgcAGAACGTATGAATTCGATGAATTTATCAGATGCCGAGATCGGGCTATTTTGTGCGATCGTATTGATCACACCCGATCGACCTGGATTGCGCAACATTGAATTGATCGAAAAGATGTATAGCCGGTTGAAAGGTTGCTTACAGAAAGTCATAAGCCAGAATCGGGCCGATCAACCTGATTTCATGGCAAAGTTGTTGGAAACAATGCCCGATTTGCGAACACTAAGCACTCTTCATACTGAGAAATTAGTTGTTTTTCGTACAGAGCACAAAGAACTATTACGACAACAAATGTGGACAATGGACGATGAACAATCAACGAATGTGAAGAGCCCTGTAATTAACTGGGACGATCCGCGTATGGATGTTGAGGCAAAAAGTCCACTTGGTTCCGTGTCAAGTACAGAGTCGGCAGACTTAGAGTACACCACTTCATCTACCAATTCAACATCCCACCATCACACTAATCAACAAGGGCCACAACCATCTGCATTAGCATCATCAGCCCCCCTGTTGGCCGCATCATTATCAGGTTCGTGCCCGTTGCGTAATAGAGCTAACTCTGGCTCCTCTGGGGATTCTACCGCTGAAATGGACATAGTCGGCTCTCACGCACATCTAACCCAGAATGGCTTAACAATTACTCCAATTGTTCGTTCGCATTCCCACCAGCAGTTACATCATCATTTGACTTCTGGTACGCCAAATAGATATCGCAAATTAGACTCACCCACTGATTCGGGCATCGAGTCAGGCAATGAAAAGAACGATTGTGGCATCAAAGCAGTCAGCTCTGGCGGAAGTTCTTCTTGTTCCAGCCCACGTTCTAGTGTCGACGACGCCCTTGATTGTACGGATGCTGCAGCAGCAAGCACAAGTCAAGTTACAATATCTGTTTCACCCGTCCGTTCACCTCAACCTATCGCTCCGACATCCACATCATTATCAAATAGCCTAGCTAACTCGTCAAATACGCTCAAGCGTCAAATTGTTGACGATATGCCCGTATTGAAACGAGTATTGCAAGCACCTCCGCTCTACGATACGAACTCACTAATGGATGAAGCGTACAAGCCAcataaaaaatttcgagcattgCGCCATCGCGAGTTCGAAACCACAGAAACGGATCCCAGCTCCACATCTAACCGTTCTAACAGCAGCGCGAAGACAAGCACAACACTTACGCAAACAAATATCCCGGTACAAAGCGCGCAAGCAATCTCAGCCGCAATTACTCCACCTTCATCTATTCAAACCTCGAGTACTGCTCCGgtttctgttgttgtttctAAATGTACTATAACACCAGCATCATCCCCACGTCCTCACATCTCAACAGAAAACGCTGGAAATTGTCACCAACAAAGTCAGTTGCATATGCACTTAACGCGTCAAGCGACGACTACTAATATTTGTAATCATAGTAATGGCAGTGGTATCATTCAGCCACAACAACAATCTTCCTTGTCTAGCACTCATTCAGTACTGGCTAAATCTTTAATGGCAGAGCCGCGAATGACTCCTGAACAAATTAAAAGGTCTGATATAATTCAGAATTATATTATGCGCGATCCAGCATCATCTTGTTCCGGCACATCAAACAACCCCGGAAGTCGTAGTCCAGCACCAATGCAGCATTTATCCTCATTGAACCAAAACTCTCACCATTACAACTCTGGCGGATCACCATCCTCAAGTAATTCTCCCTCTTGTTCGAGTACTAACTGTGCTTCACCTTCAACCACTACAATTACATTACCTTCGCCGCCACCTCCAAACACATTAGGCACAACAGCTACGCGATGGCACGGCCACTCTGTTATAACAACAACGAGTATCAATCATCGTCAGCAGTCTGTCTCGCCAAGCAGCAATGGttcagcatcatcatcatcatcaaatgGTTGTCAATATTTCCAGTCTCCACACTCCACCTCTACTTCAGTATCTCCACCCCGCCCATCACCATCAGCGCTTCATTCGCCTCCACGTCTATTAGAACTACAAGTCGATATTGCCGACTCACAGCAACCGCtgaatttgtcaaaaaagtcgCCAACACCACCACCCACTAAGCTGCAAGCATTGGTAGCAGCTGCGTCAGCAGCACAAAGATATCCTACCGTATCTGCCGATGTTACTGTTACACCGACTAATGCACAACCCACGCAAACCGTGACCACTGTGACCGCAAATAGTTCGCAGCAATTACAGGTTCACAAAGTCATGCTAGAGGCGTAAGCATCAAAAATGGGTTAGTGAATAAGTtcagtatatgtatttatgtagagCATGCAAAGAAGAGTATTCGGAATGTTCATAAGTGTATTAAAGACATCTTGAGATTAatctaaaaaaatgaaaaatactgCATTGAAAAAGATTTCTTGAAAAACTCGATGTGGTATCAGAACTGATGATGAATATCAAAGGAACATCCACTATGTATTATATTcaaacatatgtacgtgtacatgcgaagttattaaaattagatGATAAACGTTTGCACGACAACAAAAAAGAGCGAGACTGAATATtcataaaaacatgaaaaaataaataaataatgaaatattgtaAAGTAAATATTCAATAAGTCGGTGTTGCATGGTGTTTGGCGTGAATGAGAACGCGATTTGTGGAAGCACATTAAAATCAGTTAAACCAAACgtgcatacataagtatacatggatatatataatttccttaaatcacttaaaattaatattaataacagtTGATAAGTAactacatacctatatgtaaattatgtatttaaataagtaGAAACACCGTATATGAATTGAGTGAATAACAAGAAGATGCTGATAACAATTACAATTtcgataaaaaatgtttgcttaagGGTTGCAGTTGGCAATAATATTAATCTTAATGTTATTGATCGATCAAAACCCTAACAATTACCTATTGTATTTTTAAAGCacataaaaattgtacaaaattcatGCAATATAGATTAAAAATTATATCCTtaacaacacaaaaaacaaatattatgctACAATTCCTTTTAAAGATTATCTATAGATTGAAGGCAAATCATTTTAATCATAAGACAATGAACTACTTTTAAGGTAATTGGCACAACGATATGATATTAtactatacatatgcatgtaagcAGACTCGTTTGCCGTATTATGTTTACATTGagcagatatgtacatatattaagcAATCTTAAAGAACCTTTACAGTATCGTTGTGTGAATGATCCTCAAGGATAAATAatgatttcaaattaaaaatcagCATAACTTCAAAGCAAcatactacatatatatgtatatataaatgtgtaaCAAACGCAGTTGCTGTTACTTTTTAAACCAGGTTCAGGTGTGCACTCGAGAACATATGAACACCTATGCATATAGTTATAGAAAACACAATTTAGATGAGCTCCATATTcatgtttacaaaaattttataagtgaAAGAGAGGAATTCTActgaattgattttatttattttacaagttctggAAACAAATGTTATtccggaaatattttttatattgaaaactctgcgagatttttaaataaatgaaaagttaattaatatttaattcttcCTATTATGCATGCAGAAAAAAGTTATGTTTCGCTTCTGTATGCAGTTTACTTCAAACAACccattattttgataaaattgttttattgttcGTTGGTTTGTTTTATccttattaattaaaatcaCTATTTATCTGTTCGCGTGATAATTCTCTTTAGTAtgttaattttcatatatgattataattattattgttttctaaatttttaaaatttattatgtatAAGGAAGTTCCATatgattttaatgtaaatacTTTGTACATATTAAAATTATAGACGCTGTTGAAgtagaaaaaatcataaaagatCCCTTAACACTTCAAAATAGTTTTCCCTTCAGTGTGTATGTGTCTACAATTTCTGAATGTATTGACCGATgatgtatttgtttaaattacaTAATATAAactaaagttattaaaaactttcattttattgcaacttaggataaaaaagaaactactattatatttattataattagtaCTATATTTGTAGTAGGTATAAAACAAACAGacgtttttttcaaatatacagaaattaaaaaacaaattaaaatcgttgtgtttaatttttatgaattggaTCTTGAAATTATTTGATGGTTTTTTTAGTAGTCTGATATTTTGATATGCATGATtatgtttctttatttaaaaaattccatttttctaTTAATACTTTGGTATAAAGAACTAGTTGTTTCCTTAGTGCAGGCCGGTTTTTTAGTCTTTcatgctttgttttgttttgctttacttTTGAAAACTTCACTGGCCAAATGGTAGTTTTGAATGCTGTCAGCATAATGGGAAAAAACGAAGGGACAGGTGAAATTGTGTCAAAGGCCGAGAAAGCGCTGCTAAATGGAACATTTTCGAATCTATTCGAAACTTTAAAATGCTTGAAGCGAGAGAAGCAAGCTGCCATTTGGTCAACTCTCAAGAATTACATTACATTTCTGTTATTTTTGAGAGTTTTCGAAGCAAAGCATGCTGGCATTGGCCAGCACATTATgatcattttctgagtttgctTAGTAAATTCACTAAAAAGAAACATTAGCAAATGTTTAGTTCAAaccaaaattctaaaaagaaaaataataaaaattagccATCACGCAAAACTAGTGAACTAAGTTCAGCATAAGcaggctttcatcagccaccctgtatgtaggtatgtttgcAACTTGATTTAAAGGCGCTAACACTTTGAAGGAGGCTAGGACTATTGGGTTAGGTCCTAAAAGATAGATATATTTAAGAGCCGTTATTATGTATAAAGCTTATTATATCACAAATTACAAGTGGATAAACCTTCAATATGTAAAAAGTTTTAACTAATTAGCACAAAAATTACTAAtgatacgtacatatgtacatatacatacaccaTAAGCTAAAGAACGCCTACTTATAATTGGAAACTATTTTAGAAATGTgtgcaagtacatacataccgatatgcaaatatatatatatacatatgtattaggtCAATAGGTTCCGATCCTAGGGAAATCTACTGGAAATTAATCGGGTGCATCGGATCTGATTGCAAAGTCGACATCTTTCCTACATAATGCTGCGGGTTTTGAAGGGATGTAATTAATTGCAGGacctttaattttaatacttttagatGAATTCTGCGATTTTAaagaatatacttatatatgtcaAATAATGAGTATATGaagcgtacatatgtacatatataaatgtgtgTAGATGCTAAGAACgatagataactgtatttaaaattttttagaagatACAAGTGAATGTCAATCACTGATATACAttcttaaatgtatgtattcttaTATACAGCCATAAACATAAACTTatatacttacttatatatacattacATATAAGCGTAAAAATTAGATTCAGGTGTAATGTATGGCCTGCCAAAATTAATTCATTGAAGAACTTGTGAAAACTTATTCTTGTAGATATCGCAtgataatatttaacaaataaaaataatgagattttaGGAGCAGCATTGATTGTCTTCAAAACGGGATTCATATATTTTCGTAACAAAGAATTTAAatccaaatatttaaataaaacacattaCATGAATTATGaggtaaaagtttaaataattaaaattttaatctattGTGGCAATGGTTATGACAGCTCACGAATTGGATACCATTGGTATAATTTGTCTCGTTTGTGAATTGGAATATACTTGTATACATATTTGGACACATATTGAACGAGTTCGGTGTCGGACTGAGAAATCAAAGCAtacgtttattattattattttttaacatacatactcgtatattcgTATATTCATTGTGGgcataatttaaaattgtaaaatataggttaagaacaacttttttgttgtatgaatataaaaaccaataaacttgcatataaaaaaatcgaaaagtgtaataataatttaaaagaagagTATGAAAACTCATTTTTGATGCACGCTTTCAGAAATGCCGCTTGAAATATCCCTAATAAGTTGCGACGCCAACTTCTCGAATCGTTTTATGGATGCCGATGGTCTTGTTAGTAGTGATCTTATAAACAAGATTACATTTGCATGAAGTAAACGTTCAGTTGCCAATTTCCGATGTGGTCATAATTCAACTAGTATCGCCCATTATAGAAAATTCGACCGATAATAATAATGCTCACCGTAAGTATGAGGTTTTATTCAATTGAGCTaaacaatatgaaaaaataggTCAAGTCACGAAATGAGATTTCAATCCCTACCACCTTTCACGATAAGTACCTCCAAGtatgttt
This genomic window contains:
- the LOC129243092 gene encoding ecdysone-inducible protein E75 isoform X4, producing MTVGKRGNFFTVAKPINDAERLIDRVLAEFDGTTVLCRVCGDKASGFHYGVHSCEGCKGFFRRSIQQKIQYRPCTKNQQCSILRINRNRCQYCRLKKCIAVGMSRDAVRFGRVPKREKARILAAMQQSTQNRGQQRALAGELDDQPRLIAAVLRAHLETCEFTKEKVAAMRQRARECPSYSMPTLLACPLNPAPELQSEQEFSQRFAHVIRGVIDFAGMIPGFQLLTQDDKFTLLKAGLFDALFVRLICMFDSSINSIICLNGQVMRRDAIQNGANARFLVDSTFNFAERMNSMNLSDAEIGLFCAIVLITPDRPGLRNIELIEKMYSRLKGCLQKVISQNRADQPDFMAKLLETMPDLRTLSTLHTEKLVVFRTEHKELLRQQMWTMDDEQSTNVKSPVINWDDPRMDVEAKSPLGSVSSTESADLEYTTSSTNSTSHHHTNQQGPQPSALASSAPLLAASLSGSCPLRNRANSGSSGDSTAEMDIVGSHAHLTQNGLTITPIVRSHSHQQLHHHLTSGTPNRYRKLDSPTDSGIESGNEKNDCGIKAVSSGGSSSCSSPRSSVDDALDCTDAAAASTSQVTISVSPVRSPQPIAPTSTSLSNSLANSSNTLKRQIVDDMPVLKRVLQAPPLYDTNSLMDEAYKPHKKFRALRHREFETTETDPSSTSNRSNSSAKTSTTLTQTNIPVQSAQAISAAITPPSSIQTSSTAPVSVVVSKCTITPASSPRPHISTENAGNCHQQSQLHMHLTRQATTTNICNHSNGSGIIQPQQQSSLSSTHSVLAKSLMAEPRMTPEQIKRSDIIQNYIMRDPASSCSGTSNNPGSRSPAPMQHLSSLNQNSHHYNSGGSPSSSNSPSCSSTNCASPSTTTITLPSPPPPNTLGTTATRWHGHSVITTTSINHRQQSVSPSSNGSASSSSSNGCQYFQSPHSTSTSVSPPRPSPSALHSPPRLLELQVDIADSQQPLNLSKKSPTPPPTKLQALVAAASAAQRYPTVSADVTVTPTNAQPTQTVTTVTANSSQQLQVHKVMLEA
- the LOC129243092 gene encoding ecdysone-induced protein 75B, isoforms C/D isoform X5, with product MAEELPILKSILKGNFNYHNAPVRFGRVPKREKARILAAMQQSTQNRGQQRALAGELDDQPRLIAAVLRAHLETCEFTKEKVAAMRQRARECPSYSMPTLLACPLNPAPELQSEQEFSQRFAHVIRGVIDFAGMIPGFQLLTQDDKFTLLKAGLFDALFVRLICMFDSSINSIICLNGQVMRRDAIQNGANARFLVDSTFNFAERMNSMNLSDAEIGLFCAIVLITPDRPGLRNIELIEKMYSRLKGCLQKVISQNRADQPDFMAKLLETMPDLRTLSTLHTEKLVVFRTEHKELLRQQMWTMDDEQSTNVKSPVINWDDPRMDVEAKSPLGSVSSTESADLEYTTSSTNSTSHHHTNQQGPQPSALASSAPLLAASLSGSCPLRNRANSGSSGDSTAEMDIVGSHAHLTQNGLTITPIVRSHSHQQLHHHLTSGTPNRYRKLDSPTDSGIESGNEKNDCGIKAVSSGGSSSCSSPRSSVDDALDCTDAAAASTSQVTISVSPVRSPQPIAPTSTSLSNSLANSSNTLKRQIVDDMPVLKRVLQAPPLYDTNSLMDEAYKPHKKFRALRHREFETTETDPSSTSNRSNSSAKTSTTLTQTNIPVQSAQAISAAITPPSSIQTSSTAPVSVVVSKCTITPASSPRPHISTENAGNCHQQSQLHMHLTRQATTTNICNHSNGSGIIQPQQQSSLSSTHSVLAKSLMAEPRMTPEQIKRSDIIQNYIMRDPASSCSGTSNNPGSRSPAPMQHLSSLNQNSHHYNSGGSPSSSNSPSCSSTNCASPSTTTITLPSPPPPNTLGTTATRWHGHSVITTTSINHRQQSVSPSSNGSASSSSSNGCQYFQSPHSTSTSVSPPRPSPSALHSPPRLLELQVDIADSQQPLNLSKKSPTPPPTKLQALVAAASAAQRYPTVSADVTVTPTNAQPTQTVTTVTANSSQQLQVHKVMLEA